In Ancylothrix sp. D3o, the following are encoded in one genomic region:
- a CDS encoding AAA-like domain-containing protein yields the protein MVDNYQVGGYLPFEAQTYVRRQADFDLYEGLKKGEFCYVLNSPQMGKSSLRVQTMRRLQGFGIACAAVDLSKFCSPNLTPEQWYAGVVRSLWVSFNLEEKVNLRAWWAKRVCATPVERFTEFLEQVVLREVPKNIVIFFDEIESVLSLNFRVDDFFAALRRCYDNRADYPDYNRLTFAVMGVATSRQLIEDKIRSPFEIGRSIDLIGLQIYQSYCLAKGFSKNSAKPLTVLEKVMEWTGGQPFLTQKLCKLVVNSGVFIGAGKESEFIAKLVKTSIVESWEKQDKSEHFKSICDYIKGSEKSTRLLMLYQKILIEGAIVDDLSGEEEGLLMAGLAVKKEGNLRIFNRTYREIFNLNWIESELEKTCPYYPAMEAWFASGCQDESCLLAGEGLNKALAWANDKNLSNRHLQFLEESKIKSQISSQVADKFKARSQVLAKERLAVDKDEHLIYNHLIYWGDKEPPAQLVERCNQLFVEVAGYPDPQVLAALERIVGANPSYEQFRYFLNRCCHILINRWQTHSRTHGAIADLVKVFEKVPVQSVQKVAGSGLYLRLQELIEDFKKSEEYLTLKRLVRAVSEHAPSQVKPGVKPALGQLICRYPYLYTHCLLAPESSYEHASTIRQISIQRQWEYEVNLSQYATYLMRRTQMVSKLGVSACKFPAPVQNPTLLTDQELFFALRQFVGKVEGSYSYRDLAQVFLTHTSETKSYRGFKADLYEYIIASVEPEYGRRQFNGRLYKHLMKDTFPECDGHRLTDFLIMRTCSQLFNFLVVANPQSPNHYIFIDLIANLGPIRTIGLLLKIVLLSRKVKFYLEKRFSILFNHYEGLQVGEILWLVKSLENLNVAFGVNFGEVDVCLFKV from the coding sequence ATGGTTGACAATTATCAAGTAGGCGGCTACTTACCCTTTGAGGCGCAGACTTATGTACGCCGTCAAGCAGATTTTGATCTGTATGAGGGTTTAAAAAAGGGTGAGTTTTGTTATGTGTTGAATTCCCCACAAATGGGTAAATCAAGTTTGCGGGTGCAAACGATGCGCCGGTTGCAAGGTTTTGGGATTGCTTGTGCTGCGGTTGATTTAAGTAAATTTTGCTCACCTAATCTTACTCCTGAACAGTGGTATGCAGGCGTGGTGAGAAGTTTGTGGGTGAGTTTTAATTTAGAGGAGAAGGTGAATTTACGCGCTTGGTGGGCAAAGCGAGTTTGTGCAACGCCGGTGGAACGGTTTACAGAATTTTTGGAGCAAGTAGTTTTAAGGGAAGTTCCTAAAAATATTGTGATTTTTTTCGATGAAATTGAGAGTGTTTTGAGTCTTAATTTCCGTGTTGATGATTTTTTTGCGGCGCTGCGGCGTTGTTATGATAATCGGGCTGATTATCCAGATTATAATCGGTTGACTTTTGCGGTGATGGGTGTGGCGACTTCAAGACAATTAATTGAAGATAAAATTCGCTCACCTTTTGAGATTGGCCGGTCTATTGATTTAATTGGGTTGCAAATTTATCAAAGTTATTGTTTAGCCAAAGGTTTTTCTAAGAATTCTGCTAAACCGTTGACGGTGCTTGAAAAAGTTATGGAATGGACGGGGGGGCAGCCGTTTTTGACGCAGAAGCTTTGTAAGTTGGTGGTTAATTCGGGGGTGTTTATTGGGGCTGGTAAGGAGTCAGAATTTATTGCGAAGTTGGTAAAAACTTCTATTGTAGAAAGCTGGGAAAAGCAAGACAAGTCCGAACATTTTAAATCGATTTGTGATTACATTAAAGGCAGTGAAAAGTCTACGCGATTGCTGATGCTTTATCAAAAGATATTGATAGAGGGGGCTATTGTTGATGATTTGAGTGGGGAAGAAGAAGGGTTATTGATGGCGGGTTTGGCGGTAAAAAAAGAGGGAAATTTACGGATTTTTAACCGTACTTATCGAGAAATTTTTAACTTAAACTGGATAGAAAGTGAGTTAGAAAAAACTTGCCCTTATTACCCGGCAATGGAAGCTTGGTTTGCTTCGGGTTGTCAAGATGAATCATGCTTGCTGGCGGGTGAAGGTTTAAATAAGGCTTTGGCTTGGGCGAACGATAAAAATTTAAGCAACCGACATTTACAGTTTTTAGAGGAAAGTAAAATTAAATCTCAAATTTCAAGTCAAGTTGCGGATAAATTTAAGGCACGTTCTCAAGTTTTGGCCAAAGAACGTTTGGCGGTTGATAAGGATGAACACCTTATTTACAATCATTTAATTTACTGGGGTGATAAAGAACCGCCAGCGCAATTAGTTGAGCGTTGTAATCAGTTGTTTGTCGAAGTTGCCGGTTATCCCGATCCTCAAGTTTTAGCAGCGCTAGAGCGAATTGTTGGGGCAAATCCAAGTTATGAGCAATTTAGATATTTTCTGAATCGTTGTTGTCATATTTTAATTAACCGCTGGCAAACTCATTCGCGCACACATGGGGCAATTGCTGATTTAGTGAAAGTGTTTGAAAAGGTGCCGGTGCAGTCTGTGCAAAAAGTTGCTGGTTCGGGTTTATATCTGCGCTTGCAAGAATTGATTGAGGATTTTAAAAAAAGTGAAGAGTATTTGACTTTGAAACGGTTGGTGAGAGCGGTTTCTGAACACGCACCGAGTCAGGTAAAACCAGGAGTGAAACCGGCTTTGGGTCAATTAATTTGCCGGTATCCTTATTTATATACCCATTGTTTGTTGGCTCCCGAAAGTTCTTATGAACACGCTTCAACAATTCGGCAGATTTCTATTCAACGTCAATGGGAATATGAGGTTAATTTATCTCAATATGCAACTTATTTGATGCGGCGGACGCAAATGGTAAGTAAATTAGGAGTATCTGCTTGTAAGTTCCCGGCGCCGGTGCAAAATCCGACTTTGCTGACAGATCAGGAGTTGTTTTTTGCGCTGAGGCAATTTGTGGGGAAGGTGGAAGGATCTTATAGTTATCGAGATTTGGCGCAGGTGTTTTTAACTCATACGAGTGAAACAAAATCTTACCGGGGATTTAAAGCGGATTTGTATGAGTATATTATTGCTTCTGTTGAGCCGGAATATGGCAGGCGTCAGTTTAATGGACGTTTATATAAGCATTTGATGAAAGATACTTTTCCTGAATGTGATGGCCACCGTTTAACGGATTTTTTGATTATGCGGACTTGTAGCCAGTTGTTTAATTTTTTGGTGGTGGCAAATCCTCAGTCTCCAAATCATTATATTTTTATTGATTTGATTGCAAATTTGGGGCCGATCCGCACGATTGGTCTTTTGCTGAAGATTGTTTTGCTGTCGCGGAAGGTGAAGTTTTATCTGGAAAAGCGGTTTTCGATTTTATTTAACCATTATGAGGGGTTGCAGGTGGGTGAAATTTTGTGGTTGGTGAAGTCTTTGGAAAATTTGAATGTGGCGTTTGGGGTAAATTTTGGAGAGGTGGATGTTTGTTTGTTTAAAGTTTAG
- a CDS encoding DUF4126 domain-containing protein, with amino-acid sequence MIELLAALSASAAGGLRIALPLLLIGILQSESLWSRFPVLSRFPQPLVVGVLVSWSLFELFASKKLLGQRILLVVQLVFSPLVGAILAMGIAQITLVEQKGMPAFLVWIIGVVGGLLALVLQLVQAGWFYRLRGLPVWVIFLQDVLCVCLVLFAFDAPRQGGLIALLLLWLAIRSSKDWYNWYVEQGPRRKSRQNKSDQD; translated from the coding sequence ATGATAGAACTGCTGGCGGCACTTTCTGCTTCTGCGGCGGGGGGTCTGCGAATTGCTCTGCCCCTACTTTTGATTGGAATTTTGCAAAGTGAGAGTTTATGGTCGCGCTTTCCTGTGTTGTCGCGCTTTCCTCAGCCTCTGGTGGTGGGGGTTTTGGTGAGTTGGTCGCTGTTTGAGTTGTTTGCTTCTAAAAAATTGCTGGGTCAGCGGATTTTGTTGGTGGTTCAGCTTGTTTTTAGTCCTCTGGTGGGGGCAATTTTGGCGATGGGGATTGCTCAAATTACGCTGGTTGAGCAAAAAGGAATGCCTGCTTTTTTGGTTTGGATTATTGGTGTTGTTGGGGGGTTATTGGCTTTGGTTTTGCAGTTGGTGCAGGCTGGCTGGTTTTATCGTCTGCGGGGGTTGCCGGTGTGGGTGATTTTTTTGCAGGATGTGCTTTGTGTTTGTTTGGTTTTGTTTGCTTTTGATGCTCCTCGACAGGGGGGTTTGATTGCTTTGCTTTTGCTTTGGCTGGCAATTCGGAGTTCTAAGGATTGGTATAATTGGTATGTGGAACAGGGGCCGCGTAGGAAGTCTCGACAAAATAAAAGTGATCAAGATTAA
- a CDS encoding acetyltransferase — MLLKEKESGDLVKIVDVDALIIPTRKEVAGCIQAGQEEQDPTNFDKNQLVFPSGETLPRCWVDAEYQSS, encoded by the coding sequence ATGTTGTTGAAAGAAAAAGAGTCTGGTGATTTGGTGAAAATTGTCGATGTGGATGCCTTGATTATTCCTACTCGTAAAGAAGTTGCCGGCTGTATTCAGGCCGGTCAGGAAGAACAAGATCCGACAAATTTTGATAAAAATCAGTTAGTTTTTCCTTCGGGAGAAACGCTGCCTCGCTGTTGGGTAGATGCTGAATATCAAAGCAGTTAA
- a CDS encoding U32 family peptidase — MESKESAKPSFNRPELLAPAGNWECAKAAIENGADAIYFGLERFNARMRAENFTQADLPELMEFLHRRGVKGYVTLNTLVFGGELSQAEQYLRTIINAGVDAAIVQDIGICRLIRHLSPDFPIHASTQMTVTSAAGVEFAKSLGCELVVLARECSLKEITKIKQQISERGVSLPLEVFVHGALCVAYSGQCLTSESLGGRSANRGECAQACRMPYELLADGEIVELGERKYLLSPQDLAGLDVLPDLVRAGVSSLKIEGRLKSPEYVANVTKVYREALDRVITEMAGSALEGVNSQSQEKYNLEMAFSRGLYTGWFQGINNQELVHARFGKKRGVYLGEVTRICKEKISVKLQVPVKPGDGVVFDNGHPEAAEEGGRIYEVERQGKETILGFSRQSFNWRKVNIGDKVWKTSDPELDRHLRQTFTGENPLFTRPISLEIHGEAGGFMSVIARDELGNIVQVDSAMALVDAHNKPLTTERLQEQFGRLGNTPFCLGTLENLMVGELMMPVSELNRLRREIVAQLEAMRSAPKRWELRQNVSVADLLPKANVTLSPPPELIVLVRNLRQLEAALKAKVETLYCEFEDPQKYKEAVRMVRENPTTNNQSIWVAPPRITKPSENYILQQVSDCNADGYLLRNYDHLKFFAGERCRGDFALNVANPLTADYFVNRVGLELLTASYDLNIHQLEDLIAGCPPHWFEVTIHQRMPMFHMEHCVFCAFLSTGTDFTNCGRPCEKYEVKLRDRVGTEHILQADAGCRNTLFNGSAQTGAEYAERLLQLGVRFFRIEFLNDTPDQVIETIGSYRKLLRGEISGDQLWQALKLLPKLGVTRGSLGMQGMKTAKV; from the coding sequence ATGGAAAGTAAGGAATCGGCAAAGCCAAGTTTTAACCGGCCTGAATTATTGGCACCGGCGGGAAATTGGGAATGTGCTAAAGCGGCGATTGAAAATGGTGCGGATGCTATCTATTTTGGCCTAGAACGCTTCAATGCTCGAATGCGGGCCGAAAACTTCACTCAGGCTGATTTACCGGAATTGATGGAGTTTTTACACCGGCGCGGTGTAAAGGGTTATGTGACTCTGAATACGTTGGTTTTTGGGGGGGAACTCTCACAAGCGGAGCAGTATCTTCGCACAATTATTAATGCTGGGGTGGATGCGGCGATTGTACAAGATATAGGAATTTGCCGGTTGATTCGTCATTTATCCCCGGATTTTCCGATTCACGCTTCTACGCAAATGACGGTGACAAGTGCGGCGGGTGTGGAATTTGCAAAAAGCCTGGGCTGTGAGTTGGTGGTGCTGGCCCGCGAGTGTTCGCTGAAAGAAATCACTAAGATAAAGCAACAGATAAGCGAGAGGGGTGTTTCGTTGCCTCTGGAAGTGTTTGTGCATGGGGCGTTGTGTGTGGCGTATTCGGGTCAATGTCTCACGAGTGAGTCTCTGGGCGGGCGTTCGGCGAATCGTGGTGAGTGTGCCCAAGCTTGTCGGATGCCTTATGAGTTGCTTGCAGATGGGGAAATAGTAGAACTTGGTGAGCGAAAATATTTGCTGAGTCCGCAAGATTTGGCTGGGTTAGATGTGTTGCCAGATTTGGTTAGAGCGGGTGTGAGTAGCTTAAAGATAGAAGGACGTTTGAAAAGCCCGGAGTATGTGGCGAATGTAACTAAAGTATATCGGGAAGCGCTGGATCGGGTGATAACTGAGATGGCGGGTTCTGCTTTAGAAGGTGTAAATTCCCAATCTCAGGAAAAATATAATTTAGAAATGGCATTTTCTCGTGGGTTATACACCGGCTGGTTTCAAGGAATTAATAACCAGGAATTAGTTCATGCTCGTTTTGGCAAAAAGCGAGGGGTTTATTTGGGGGAAGTGACGCGAATTTGTAAGGAAAAAATCAGTGTAAAATTGCAGGTGCCGGTGAAACCGGGGGATGGGGTTGTGTTCGACAACGGACACCCAGAAGCAGCAGAAGAAGGGGGGAGAATTTATGAAGTTGAACGGCAAGGAAAGGAAACAATTTTAGGCTTTAGTCGGCAGAGTTTTAATTGGCGAAAAGTTAATATTGGCGATAAAGTTTGGAAAACCAGCGATCCAGAACTTGACCGGCATCTACGGCAAACTTTTACGGGGGAAAACCCACTATTTACGCGGCCAATTTCTCTGGAAATTCACGGGGAAGCGGGGGGATTTATGAGTGTGATTGCCCGTGATGAATTGGGAAATATTGTGCAGGTTGACTCGGCAATGGCGCTGGTGGATGCACACAACAAACCGCTGACTACGGAACGGCTGCAAGAACAATTTGGCCGGTTAGGAAATACGCCGTTTTGTTTAGGAACTTTGGAAAATTTGATGGTGGGGGAATTGATGATGCCGGTGAGTGAATTAAATCGCTTGCGGCGAGAAATTGTTGCTCAACTCGAAGCGATGCGATCTGCACCTAAACGCTGGGAGTTACGGCAAAATGTTTCGGTGGCTGATTTATTGCCCAAAGCAAATGTTACATTATCCCCGCCGCCTGAATTAATTGTTTTGGTGCGTAATTTACGGCAGTTAGAAGCTGCTTTGAAAGCCAAGGTTGAAACGCTTTATTGTGAGTTTGAAGACCCGCAAAAATATAAAGAGGCGGTGCGGATGGTGCGGGAAAATCCAACCACAAATAATCAAAGTATTTGGGTTGCGCCACCGCGTATTACGAAACCGTCAGAAAATTATATTTTGCAACAAGTTAGTGATTGTAATGCGGATGGGTATTTGCTGCGAAATTATGACCATTTGAAGTTTTTTGCCGGTGAACGTTGTCGGGGAGATTTTGCGCTAAATGTGGCTAATCCTTTGACGGCTGATTATTTTGTTAATCGTGTTGGCTTGGAACTTTTGACGGCTTCTTATGATTTGAATATTCATCAATTAGAGGATTTAATTGCCGGTTGTCCTCCTCATTGGTTTGAAGTCACAATTCATCAGCGAATGCCAATGTTTCACATGGAACACTGTGTTTTTTGTGCTTTTCTTTCAACGGGAACTGATTTCACGAATTGCGGGCGCCCGTGCGAAAAATATGAGGTAAAATTGCGTGATCGGGTGGGCACAGAGCATATTTTACAAGCGGATGCCGGTTGTCGGAATACGTTATTTAATGGCAGTGCTCAGACGGGGGCTGAATATGCGGAACGTTTGTTACAGCTTGGGGTGCGTTTTTTCCGCATTGAATTTTTGAATGATACTCCTGATCAAGTGATAGAAACTATTGGCAGTTATCGCAAGTTGTTACGCGGTGAAATTAGCGGTGATCAATTGTGGCAAGCTTTGAAGTTGCTACCAAAATTGGGGGTGACTCGCGGTTCTTTGGGGATGCAGGGAATGAAAACAGCTAAAGTTTAA
- a CDS encoding DNA polymerase beta superfamily protein, with the protein MDRKSVEAGIILLALTGSQAYGTATPASDFDYKGIFIAPKDYYLGFKNIEQKDTGWTTEPGTGLYPMLDTAKDCTVYELRKFLTLIGSNNPNILEMLWMDREFYIHLSPIAEKLISYRSAFLSQKVRSSFVGYAYAQVKRVESHRKWLLNPPSKKPEPQDFGLHEQDYRPLTKSEINAFLEFLYMLVRDCIEFMEPTEELRTLLLEKIDYKGIIKQHPIPADLLPKVKEYTRATDNFIHLLHVSQGYRQALNEWEAYSKWKAGRNPQRKALESKCGYDAKHMAHSIRLLKMGIEILTKGTLSVNRKKAGDADYLLSIRNGDIAYEEVKQIAENLFEEIKTVKTELPPQVDSEFLNQVCVELVEMVMTNS; encoded by the coding sequence ATGGACAGAAAAAGCGTAGAGGCAGGCATAATTTTACTCGCCCTCACCGGCAGCCAAGCTTACGGAACAGCAACACCGGCCTCAGATTTTGATTACAAAGGCATATTTATTGCCCCAAAAGACTATTATTTAGGCTTTAAAAACATCGAACAAAAAGACACAGGCTGGACAACAGAACCAGGAACCGGCCTATATCCAATGCTTGATACAGCCAAAGATTGCACCGTCTATGAACTGCGAAAATTTTTAACTTTAATTGGCTCTAATAACCCCAACATTTTAGAAATGCTCTGGATGGATCGAGAATTTTATATCCACCTTTCTCCCATTGCCGAAAAACTGATTTCTTACCGTTCTGCCTTTTTATCACAAAAAGTCCGCTCATCTTTTGTTGGCTATGCTTATGCACAAGTCAAACGAGTAGAAAGTCATCGAAAATGGTTACTAAATCCCCCATCAAAAAAACCAGAACCCCAAGATTTTGGACTGCATGAACAAGACTACCGGCCTTTAACCAAATCAGAAATTAACGCTTTTTTGGAATTCCTATATATGCTCGTGCGAGACTGCATAGAGTTTATGGAACCCACCGAAGAACTGCGGACATTGCTGCTAGAAAAAATCGATTACAAAGGCATCATCAAACAGCATCCAATCCCAGCCGACTTATTACCAAAAGTCAAAGAATATACGCGAGCAACCGATAATTTCATTCATTTGTTGCACGTTTCCCAAGGCTACCGGCAAGCCTTGAATGAATGGGAAGCATATTCTAAATGGAAAGCCGGCAGAAACCCCCAAAGAAAAGCCTTAGAAAGCAAATGTGGGTATGACGCAAAACACATGGCTCATAGCATCCGTTTACTGAAAATGGGAATTGAAATTTTAACCAAAGGCACACTTTCAGTCAACCGCAAAAAAGCCGGTGATGCCGACTATTTGCTCTCCATTCGTAACGGCGATATTGCCTACGAAGAAGTCAAACAAATAGCCGAAAACTTATTTGAAGAAATCAAAACAGTCAAAACCGAATTACCGCCACAAGTAGACTCAGAATTTCTCAACCAAGTTTGCGTTGAACTCGTAGAAATGGTAATGACTAATTCTTGA
- a CDS encoding DJ-1/PfpI/YhbO family deglycase/protease — MIGTNGTLKKRVAILIENGVEDDEFQIPYKALQMAGFEVLVLGSRMNENYVGKMGKLTMKPDGTTTEAMASQFDAVVIPGGMAPDLMRTNPNTVRFVQEIMAQGKLVAAVCHGPQVLIEGDLLRNRTATGFLSIRKDMMNAGANYVNEPVVIDGNLITSRQPGDLAFFTTAILNYLGYSGKDAALPELADTNAEWWKLADAWGGSTKGDIVKALNTALAGERYSSESFGSYAEKTSDSELRSLLLDMIQNKQHHIQMLEARLAALGESPSIPAQVADKYAKLKAAVTGSDDIFLLRSTLGDVQTGVVDINNLRIKFTDPVSTQIFTDIETDMANYEQCLAALYKKRMFMAGEVLMPAKPSTSPAVKM, encoded by the coding sequence ATGATAGGAACGAACGGAACCCTTAAAAAAAGGGTAGCCATTCTCATTGAAAATGGCGTCGAGGATGACGAATTTCAAATTCCTTATAAAGCCTTACAAATGGCGGGATTTGAAGTATTAGTTCTCGGTTCTCGCATGAATGAAAACTATGTGGGAAAAATGGGAAAACTCACCATGAAACCCGATGGCACCACCACAGAAGCAATGGCATCACAATTTGATGCAGTGGTGATTCCTGGGGGGATGGCTCCGGATCTGATGCGAACCAACCCTAATACGGTGCGTTTTGTCCAAGAAATTATGGCACAAGGCAAACTCGTTGCCGCAGTTTGTCACGGCCCGCAAGTGTTAATTGAAGGCGATTTATTGAGAAATAGAACAGCGACCGGCTTTTTATCAATTCGCAAAGATATGATGAATGCGGGGGCAAATTATGTCAATGAGCCGGTGGTCATTGATGGTAACTTAATTACCTCTCGCCAACCCGGAGATTTAGCCTTTTTTACCACAGCAATTTTAAATTATTTAGGCTACAGTGGCAAAGATGCCGCACTTCCCGAATTAGCCGATACCAATGCTGAATGGTGGAAACTTGCCGATGCTTGGGGTGGTTCAACAAAAGGCGATATTGTTAAAGCTTTGAATACGGCTTTGGCGGGAGAGCGTTATTCGAGTGAGTCGTTTGGAAGCTACGCAGAAAAAACTTCTGATAGCGAATTGCGCTCGTTGCTGCTTGATATGATTCAAAATAAACAGCACCACATCCAAATGTTAGAAGCGCGTCTGGCCGCATTGGGAGAAAGCCCTTCTATTCCCGCCCAAGTTGCTGATAAATACGCCAAACTTAAAGCGGCTGTCACCGGCAGCGATGATATCTTTTTGCTGCGGAGTACGCTGGGAGATGTGCAAACCGGCGTCGTGGATATTAACAACTTGCGAATCAAATTTACCGACCCCGTTTCAACCCAAATTTTCACAGACATTGAAACGGATATGGCAAATTATGAGCAGTGTCTTGCCGCACTTTACAAAAAACGGATGTTTATGGCGGGTGAAGTTTTAATGCCGGCCAAACCTTCCACCAGTCCTGCTGTGAAAATGTAG
- a CDS encoding DUF4342 domain-containing protein, whose product MTESFDRPIEVVEPVVVTTTEPPQLEDIEVEVKRIETQANFGEKVRIEEFTITGDALVSKVKELIHQGNIRRIIIKNDEGRILIELPLTVGVVGGAIATAIFPIVAAVGAMGALVAHLQIVIEKIDE is encoded by the coding sequence ATGACAGAATCATTTGACCGGCCCATTGAAGTAGTCGAGCCGGTGGTAGTAACTACCACAGAACCACCACAACTCGAAGACATTGAAGTCGAAGTCAAACGCATTGAAACGCAAGCCAACTTCGGCGAAAAAGTCCGCATCGAAGAATTTACAATCACCGGCGATGCGCTTGTTTCCAAAGTTAAAGAACTCATCCACCAAGGCAATATCCGCCGCATTATTATCAAAAACGACGAAGGAAGAATTCTTATTGAACTTCCTCTCACCGTTGGAGTTGTCGGCGGCGCCATCGCAACGGCTATTTTTCCAATTGTAGCGGCGGTGGGTGCTATGGGTGCGTTGGTGGCACACCTCCAAATTGTTATCGAAAAAATCGACGAATAA
- a CDS encoding Glu/Leu/Phe/Val dehydrogenase: MSESLFADASKRLEQALKYANISEDAIERLKYPKTSLTVSIPVRMDNGSLRIFKGYRVRYDDTRGPGKGGVRYHPSVSLDEVQSLAFWMTFKCAAVNLPFGGAKGGVTVNPKELSRLELERLSRGYIDAIADFIGPDIDIPAPDVYTNPMIMGWYMDQYSIIHRQLTPAVVTGKPLSLGGSLGRDTATAAGAFYVIETLMPKFDQPAQNTTVAIQGFGNAGAHLATLLYNAGYKIVAVSDSKGGVYAKKGLDIPSIRRFKDTQKGLQAIYCEDSVCNVVEHEVLSNEDLLGLDVDLLIPAALENQITETNVHNIKAKYIFEVANGPTTSAADKILAEKGIYVFPDILVNAGGVTVSYFEWVQNRSGLYWTLEEVNQRLKQKMVEETLKIWQIKQEFSINLRTAAYVHALNRLGEALSAKGTRDYYLGS; encoded by the coding sequence ATGAGCGAATCATTATTTGCAGATGCCAGCAAGCGGCTAGAACAAGCTCTCAAATATGCAAATATTTCTGAAGACGCAATAGAGCGATTAAAATATCCAAAAACCAGCCTAACCGTATCAATTCCTGTACGAATGGATAACGGCTCATTACGAATATTTAAAGGCTACCGAGTCCGCTATGATGACACACGGGGCCCCGGAAAAGGAGGAGTCCGTTATCATCCCAGCGTTAGCCTAGACGAAGTACAATCGCTTGCCTTTTGGATGACATTTAAATGTGCAGCCGTTAACCTTCCCTTTGGCGGCGCAAAAGGCGGAGTTACCGTCAACCCCAAAGAACTCTCCCGCCTTGAACTCGAACGCCTTTCTCGCGGCTACATTGACGCTATCGCCGACTTTATCGGGCCCGACATCGATATTCCCGCCCCCGACGTCTACACCAACCCAATGATCATGGGGTGGTACATGGATCAATACAGCATCATCCACCGGCAACTCACCCCCGCCGTAGTCACCGGCAAACCCCTGAGTTTGGGAGGCAGCCTTGGACGCGACACCGCCACCGCCGCCGGCGCATTTTATGTCATCGAAACCCTGATGCCAAAATTTGACCAACCGGCCCAAAATACCACCGTCGCCATTCAAGGATTTGGCAACGCCGGCGCCCACCTCGCCACCCTGCTTTACAATGCCGGTTACAAAATCGTCGCCGTCAGCGACTCAAAAGGCGGAGTCTACGCGAAAAAAGGCTTAGATATTCCCAGCATTCGCCGGTTCAAAGACACCCAAAAAGGTCTACAAGCCATCTATTGCGAGGACAGCGTATGCAACGTCGTTGAACACGAAGTCCTGAGCAATGAAGACTTACTTGGTTTAGACGTTGATTTACTCATTCCCGCCGCCCTAGAAAATCAAATCACCGAAACAAACGTCCACAATATCAAAGCAAAATACATCTTTGAAGTCGCCAACGGCCCCACAACCTCCGCCGCCGATAAAATTTTGGCAGAAAAAGGCATTTATGTATTTCCAGATATTTTAGTCAATGCCGGTGGAGTCACCGTCAGTTATTTTGAATGGGTACAAAACCGCAGCGGACTATACTGGACACTCGAAGAAGTTAACCAACGCCTCAAACAAAAAATGGTGGAAGAAACCCTGAAAATTTGGCAAATCAAGCAGGAATTTTCCATCAACCTGCGAACAGCCGCCTACGTCCACGCCCTCAACCGGCTTGGAGAAGCCCTCAGCGCCAAAGGCACCAGAGACTATTACCTCGGCAGCTAA